One window of the Pieris brassicae chromosome 2, ilPieBrab1.1, whole genome shotgun sequence genome contains the following:
- the LOC123719115 gene encoding uncharacterized protein LOC123719115 isoform X1, with product MLHLKAILCLISVVGTMGTRPPGSFGGEDRYMLTEACLHEVVDRMGRDIKDAATSFLDYSPRQRHYSLLTANDDDDQEQIDYDSLIDSNPSPSLRDQELLQHSSLWGHQFVTGGAGEGVNRQMIKTDAVLPAYCNPPNPCPVGYNEEQGCIKKFENTAVFSREYQLSQRCMCDGEHMFSCPNEPPDLDIHFPDHKNLVAKKFSEEVSVSYLFQQLKAFFQYLGELMASRRKHPGCHCAY from the exons ATGCTCCACCTAAAGGCTATATTGTGTCTGATAAGCGTCGTCGGGACCATGGGAACCCGCCCCCCTGGTTCTTTTGGGGGAGAG GACCGCTACATGCTTACCGAAGCGTGCCTACATGAGGTCGTAGACCGCATGGGGAGGGACATCAAAGACGCCGCTACCTCCTTCCTTGATTACAGCCCTCGCCAGCGTCACTACAGTCTACTAACCGCCAACGACGACGATGATCAGGAGCAAATTGACTACGATTCCCTTATTGATAGCAACCCTAGTCCCAGCCTACGCGATCAAGAGCTTTTGCAACACAG TTCTCTCTGGGGCCACCAATTTGTAACTGGTGGCGCTGGTGAAGGTGTCAACCGCCAAATGATTAAAACGGACGCAGTGCTGCCCGCTTATTGCAATCCACCTAATCCTTGCCCTGTTGGTTACAATG aagaacagggctgcataaaaaaatttgaGAACACAGCAGTCTTCAGCCGTGAATACCAACTATCACAGCGATGCATGTGCGATGGTGAACACATGTTCAGCTGCCCTAACGAGCCACCAGACTTGGATATCCACTTTCCTGACCATAAGAACCTCGTCGCGAAAAAATTCAGCGAGGAAGTTAGTGTATCCTATTTATTTCAACAATTAAAAGCCTTTTTTCAATATCTGGGTGAATTAATGGCGTCCCGTCGTAAACACCCAGGCTGTCATTGCGCCTATTAA
- the LOC123719115 gene encoding neuroendocrine protein 7B2 isoform X2, giving the protein MLHLKAILCLISVVGTMGTRPPGSFGGEDRYMLTEACLHEVVDRMGRDIKDAATSFLDYSPRQRHYSLLTANDDDDQEQIDYDSLIDSNPSPSLRDQELLQHSSLWGHQFVTGGAGEGVNRQMIKTDAVLPAYCNPPNPCPVGYNEEQGCIKKFENTAVFSREYQLSQRCMCDGEHMFSCPNEPPDLDIHFPDHKNLVAKKFSEEVENPFLFGERLPIAAKKGFDVHVY; this is encoded by the exons ATGCTCCACCTAAAGGCTATATTGTGTCTGATAAGCGTCGTCGGGACCATGGGAACCCGCCCCCCTGGTTCTTTTGGGGGAGAG GACCGCTACATGCTTACCGAAGCGTGCCTACATGAGGTCGTAGACCGCATGGGGAGGGACATCAAAGACGCCGCTACCTCCTTCCTTGATTACAGCCCTCGCCAGCGTCACTACAGTCTACTAACCGCCAACGACGACGATGATCAGGAGCAAATTGACTACGATTCCCTTATTGATAGCAACCCTAGTCCCAGCCTACGCGATCAAGAGCTTTTGCAACACAG TTCTCTCTGGGGCCACCAATTTGTAACTGGTGGCGCTGGTGAAGGTGTCAACCGCCAAATGATTAAAACGGACGCAGTGCTGCCCGCTTATTGCAATCCACCTAATCCTTGCCCTGTTGGTTACAATG aagaacagggctgcataaaaaaatttgaGAACACAGCAGTCTTCAGCCGTGAATACCAACTATCACAGCGATGCATGTGCGATGGTGAACACATGTTCAGCTGCCCTAACGAGCCACCAGACTTGGATATCCACTTTCCTGACCATAAGAACCTCGTCGCGAAAAAATTCAGCGAGGAA GTGGAGAATCCTTTTTTATTTGGTGAACGTCTACCTATAGCTGCGAAAAAGGGATTCGATGTACATGTCTactaa